The Calothrix sp. PCC 7507 DNA segment CAACCTCATAGTTGTAAACGCCAATAGGAACCACTCCAGAAGACAATGACAAATCTGCAAATGTAATTTTTAGAGTAGTTTGTGGCGGAATTGGTTGAGCGAAATTGACTCTAATTATGTTGCCTTCTCTGGAGATATTAGACTCGATTGCTTGACCAGATTGATCATTAATTTGAATTCTGTCTCCGACGCTAATGAAATCTGGCGGACGAACCGTAATAAAAGATAAAGGCTGATCTCCTGTATACACGCTAATCATATGGGCATCCATGTAACCATTTGTGCTGCTAATCCGGGGCGCACTTGGGCTATACTGAGCTTGTTGTCCCTGAGCTACAGATGGCAAGGACATAGTGGCGATCGCTAGGCTAAGAGTTGAAAAGCAAATCAATTTTTTCATTACCTACCTCCAATAAATAAAATCAATCAAGAATCAGCTTCATTATCCAAAGCTTGCATTTAGCTACTTCCCTGAAATCTCATCATTTACATCTGCCTATATAAAGTGAGAGAATTTTGCACAGTAGTTCATTTTTTAATCATTGTTGATTCCAGCATGAATAAAAAACAGCAGCGCAAAGTCAGCACTTGTTGAATAAATTAAGCGCTATCGTTCCTCAACAGAAAACATCTAGTTTTTGAGGATTCTACACTCTATATTTATAGGCAGTAGGAAATTTACTCAGGTGAATCTGGCTAGACTAAATTACACCAACACACAGCTAAATATTGCGATTTTATTTCAGCAACTTTAGTGTGCATATAGTTTTTAGCCCCATGCAACTCGGCATAAGTTATTCTTGAAACTCTTCAATTACACTCTATAAAAGTCAAAAGATTATTGCTTCTGACCAAGGGGATATCTATCCTACACATCTCAATGTTGTAGGGTAGATTATGAATTTGCCCCATCTACCAAAGGTCATAAATAGGGACTCTAGGGTGTTTTTACCTTAATTTCACTGTATTGATGGATGACAAAAGTTTTGTCCAGCATCGAAACTTCTCTGATGCTGGTTAATGTTTTTGCAGATATTTAATTTACTGCAAAAGCCCAATCATATGTAATAGTCCATGACCAGTAATCATTTCGATGATTAAGGCAATAAAACCAAGCATCGCAATCCGACCATTCCAGACTTCAGCACTACTTGTTATACCCCATTCCCAACGCTCTTGGGGGTACATTTTGACCCTTTTTTTCATTTGAGCCGCTTGTGAAAGCTTGAAACTGGGTTGTTGGAGCGCATCAAGCACTAAATCTGCCAGTGCTTTAATAAATACTGGATGGGTGTTGGGAGCGGGTACACGCCGGAAGTTATGAATTCCCGACTCCTCAGCTACCTCCCGATACTCAATGTCAATTTCTTGGAGTGTCTCAATATGTTCTGAGACAAAACTAATCGGTACGACAACCAAATCTTTCACGCCTTGTGCGCCTAGTTCTTTAAGCGCATCTTCTGTGTAGGGTTGGAGCCATTCCACAGGGCCGACCCGACTTTGATAAGCTAAGGTATGAACATTTGGTCGATTGAGGGTTTGCATAATTAGGAGAGTGCATTCCTCAATTTCTTGCTGATAAGGGTCGCCAGCTTCTTCTACATAGCTTTTGGGCACACCATGAGCGCTAAAGAAGATATGAACTGTATCCGGGTTGGGAAATTGATCGATTTCTTGGGCTATGAGTTCCGCCATCGCCTGGAGGTAGCCTGGTTCTTTGTACCAGGAGGGAATGACGGTATATTCAATAGGTTGAAGTTTTGGGTTTTCTTGCCAAAGTTTTTCTAAGAGTCGGAAGCTAGAGCCACTGGTACTGATGGAAAATTGAGGATAAAGTGGTAGGATTACCAAGCTTTCGATATTATCTTGGGCAAGCTGGGCGATCGCTTCTTCAGTATAGGGATGCCAATAACGCATTCCTACGTAGATATTGGCTTCTTGTCCCAAATCACTCAACTTTTCTTTGAGTGCTTCTCCTTGAGCTTCTGTGATTCGCCGCAGTGGCGAACCGCCGCCTATCTGCTTGTAGTTTGCTTGCGATGTTTTGGTTCGCCGGGTAGCAATAAACCATGCTAAGGGTTTTTGCAACCAACTAAATGGTAGGCGAATAATTTCTGGATCAGAAAACAGGTTAAACAAAAACGGTCCGACATCTTCTAGCTTATCAGGACCACCGAGATTGAGTAATAATACGCCTACACGACCCATAGCAGTTACTTTCCCCCAATCCTTTCAGTTTTTTTACTAATGTTAACAATATATCTTTATTAAATATAAAGGTTAATTGGTAAGGAAAGATGTGATGGCAACAATTTTAAGAGATTGGAGTTACCGCTATCAGTGGCTGTATGATGCAATATCGAGTTTAGCCGCTTTGAGTGTTGGTGGTGAAGCCCGTTTTCGGCAACTAGCTTTGCAAGGCTTAACGATTCACTCAGATACTAAAATCCTCGATTTATGTTGCGGTAGTGGTCAAGCAACGCGGTTTTTGGTAAAATTTTCACAAAATGTAACAGGACTAGATGCCTCTCCGCTATCTTTGAACCGAGCGCGACGGAATGTACCTATTGCTTCCTATGTGAAAGCTTTCGCTGAAGATACGCCCTTTGTAGATAATGAGTTTGATGTGGTGCATACCAGCGTTGCTATGCACGAGATGGAAAGCGAGCAATTACGCAAAATTATTCATGAGGTTTATCGCATCCTTAAGCCGGGAGGGGTGTTTACACTGGTGGATTTTCACGCTCCCACAAATCCGATATTTTGGCCTGGAGTGTCATTGTTTTTGCTGTTGTTTGAAACGAAGACAGCTTGGGAATTACTGAAAACAGATTTGCCTGCTTTGTTAACAGAGATTGGGTTTAAGGTGGGTGAACCAACTTTGTATGCAGGTGGAAGTTTGCAGGTAATCCAGGCGACGAAGTGAAAGATACCGCCAGATTTATGGCAGGCCTCTAGCCTGCCGCTAAAATCAATTATGGGTGATTGTTATATTGAGATTAGCATAATGAAATTTTGAGGTTAATAAAAATGACACAAGAACTAATAGACCTCAGAACTTGTATCCAAGAAGGAAGATATGCAGATGCCTTGGCAATTGTGGATGAATTAGAGGGCATGAGCAAACAAGCCATTCTCCGTAATATCCAAGCTTATTTAAGAATTTTGTTAATTCACCTAATTAAGAATCAAATAGAACAGCGGTTAACAAATTCTTGGGCTGCTTCTCTTCGCAATTCAATTGTGGGAATTAGAAAACTCAATCTAAAAGATAATAAAAAATCATATTACATCAATCAAGATGAGTGGGATAGTTGGCTGGAAGATGAAATTGAATTGGCGATTGCTGATGCCAGTGTGGAAGTTTTGAATGGCATTTACAATGAATTCAAACTTGCCGAAATTGTGAATAGAATTGAGGTAATCGAAGATGCAAAGAGGTTTATAGCGCTAACATATCCTTATACGATTAAAGAATTAACGAAGGTTATAGCTGAAAATTTGACTCAGCTACCCGGTGGAGAAGATTGGCAAGCAGGTAGGCAGTGAGCGAAATCGCCTATCTAGCGTAAAATATTAGAAGATGCGATCGCTGCCCATAAATTAGGATTTGTTATCCTCTTTGCTAGACAGAAAAGCCGATATTACTGTAACTTGATAGACAAACCGTAGTTTGGTTTAATGTTAATGCACCCATGAAAGGTAATCAAGTTTTCGCCACTACAAAGGTGAAGTCGCCATAGACTGAGAATTAAGATTTCCAGGCAATTCTTCGGAAACACTAAATATTGCAACTCCATACCTCGATATAAACATGAAAGAAATAACACGCCGCAAATTTATCGCCACAGCCACTGTGGCGACTGGTTTTGCGCTTGCAGTCCAACCTGTTTCTGCCAAAGTCATCACTACTGATACTAAAGGGTTGGTAGCTGGGGCAGTGAAAATTCCCGTAAAAGATGGTGAAATTCCTGCTTATAGGGCGCAACCAGCCACTGGTAGCAACTTCCCGATTGTGCTGGTGATCCAGGAAATATTTGGTGTACACGAGCATATTCAGGATGTCGCCCGTCGCTTTGCTAAGTTGGGATATTTAGCGATCGCTCCAGAATTGTTTATCCGTCAGGGCGATGTCTCCAAGTTAAGCAGCATTGATGAAATTCGCCCTATTGTCGCCAAAGTACCAGATGCTCAAGTATTATCCGATCTTGATTCTACGGTAGATTGGGCCGTGAAGTCCGCTAAAGGTAACGCCAACAAATTGGGAATTACAGGCTTCTGCTGGGGTGGTCGGATTACTTGGTTATATGCAGCACATAATCCCAATGTTAAGGCCGGTGTGGCTTGGTATGGGCGACTAGTGGGTGATGCTACCGAACTCACACCCAAGCATCCTGTTGATATTGCATCAACGCTGAAAGTCCCCGTTCTTGGACTCTATGGCGGCAAAGATACAGGCATTCCCCTAAATACAGTAGAGCAAATCCGCGATCGCCTCAAGTCCAGCAGCAGCAAATCGGAAATCATTGTCTACCCGGATGCACCTCACGCCTTTTTTGCCGATTATCGCCCTTCCTACCGCGAGAAAGAAGCCAAAGAAGGCTGGAAACGCCTGCAAACATGGTTTAAGCAGTATGGCGTGTAATTAGAGATGAGGAAGATAGGGAAGATAAAGAAATAAGCAATAGGACTAGCCCTTTCAAGGTGAACAACGTATCTTCGTTGTTTCAGTGCGATCATCCTGAGTTATCCGCTCAGATTTTGGGCTTTTTGAAGGTTGAAATAACCAATTTTCGTGCCGAATTTCACCACCTTGAAAGGGCTAGCAATAGGACTAGCCCTTTCAAGGTGACAAACGAAGATACGTTGCTTTAGTGTGATCATCCTAAGTTATCCGCTCAGATTTTGGGATTTTTAAAGGTTGAAATAACCAATTTTCGTTCCGAATTTCACCACCTTGAAAGGGCTAGCAATAGGACTTACGCATTGACAGGAAATGCAAAATATGAATGATAAACAGAACACATCTTTCGTAGGGGTTTAGCAGTGCTAAACCCTCCATAGTGCGGATCTGTTTACCATCAAAGTCATGATTGATCAAAACCGGAAATTTCTAATTTTGGTTAATGCATACAATAATTAATTTTTACAGTGCGTAAGTCCTAGCAATTATAATTACCCCTCATCCCCTTTATCTCCCACATCCCCATCAGTTTGCTGTTTCTCGGAGGCTTTTTGACGCTTGTGTTCCTTCCATCTACCACTCTTACGTGCTGCTTCAGTTAAAAGAAACTCAATTTGAGCATTGACACTCCTTAAATCGTCTGCTGACCATTTCTCTAGGACTTCGTAAAGCTTGAGGTCTAAACGCAATAAAAACCGTTTTTTCTGACTCATTTCTTAGGTATAAAGGCTGCCAGTGTTAATTACAGGCTGGGCATTTTGATCCGAGGCTAAAACAACCAACAGATTATTGATCATAGAGGCTTTACGTTCTTCATCCAATTCCACAATTTGCCGTTCACTTATCCGCTTGAGAGCTTCATCAACCATTCCCACGGCACTTTCAACTATCTGTCGCCTCGCATCAATAATCGCTTTGGCTTGTTGACGACGCAACATAACTTGAGCTATTTCGGGAGCATAAGCTAGGTGAGAAAGTCTCGCCTCTAAAATTTCGACTCCAGCAACCTCTAATCGAGTCTGTAATTCTTTCTGTAGGAAAAGCGCAATTTCGTCAGGAATTCCCCTTAAAGAAGGAATGGATGCTTCGTCAGGAGCGTCGTAAGGATAGCGATTCGCTAAAGCGCGAATTGCTGTCTCACTTTGGATAGCAATAAACTCTTCATAGTTATTGACTGCAAATTGAGACTTAGCTGAATCTACTACCTGCCACACTACCACCGCCCCAATCTCTATAGGACTACCTTGAGCATCATTGACTTTTAGTTGCTTGGTATTAAAGTTGCGAACTTTTAAAGAAACTCTGCGTTTAATAGTCAAGGGGTTAGTCCACCAAAAACCAGCCTCACGCACACTACCCACATAACGACCAAAAAAGACTAGTACTACTGCTTGGTTTGGTTCAAGTGTAAAAAAACCTGATATGGAAGGGATTACCACTGCTATGAGTGTTACTCCTAACCATGCACCTAGTTCTGCATCAAAAAAATCTCCTACTCTCAATTCTCTCCCCAATCCTGCTATCAATTCATGTAATGTTGACCAAGCTAGCCATCCGCCGCCAATCGCTATGGCTAATACAAGCATAAGAGCTAAGAAGCCGTTGACTTTAAACGCCGGAACTTCCGTGATTCTCTCCATAATCTACTCCTAAGATTCGACTATTTTGTTATCAAAATGATATCACTTTGACTACAAAATAGTAGCACTGACAAGGAGATGTAGTTAACTTTACAAAATGTGTAACCTAGATAACCAAGTTTGAGCATCTGCAGGCGAGTGCAAATGTACAAATTTCAAATGAGTATATTCAGGCTCTTGCAATAAAGATGTATATTTCCGGCGATTTTTGTTGTAAGTTTGCAGCACCCACAACAAAATAGAATCGCGGCTAAAAAAAGATTTTTGCCATGTCTCGCGATTACCATTGCAGACTTCTTGTTGTGTTACTACCCGCGAAAGTGTCCGCCACAATATCCGACACATCACCACTGGCCAAGAATAGTCCAGCCAGACAACCGTATCAGCCCTTGCCCAAAAGATATCCCGAACTATGCTGTAATTACCATCTACTACCCAGCTACTGCTAGATAGTGCTTGAGAAACCCTCTGGCGCATCACATTGTTTGGTACTTCTATCCAATTGGGTTCCCAGTGCAAATAGTCTAATTCCACATGAGGAATGGTAAGACGTTGAGATATTTGCTTGGCTAACGTCGTTTTACCAGAACCACCGGTACCGACTATGGAAATACGCTGCATTTTTAGAAATATTTTATTGAGGCTGGGCAACACTGCCTATTTTACTACTTTAAAACTGGGGCATAAATGCGTAGCAGTGAGAGGGCTTTAACTGTAATTTGCACAGTCACATATCATGATCAGCCAAAAGTGTCGATTTATGTAAATAATTTGTTATACTAATTTACATAAGGTAACAAATTTGCAACATCAACTTGACAACTTTCACCCTAAATGGGTCATAAGAGGCAGTAATGGATCAAGCTATCGAACTAACTTTAGAGCAAGAATTTAGCATTCGTTGTTTTGCTGGCCAAGTGCAGCAAATGTCCCGCGAACAAGCTCAAGAGTTTTTGATCTTGCAGTATAAGCAGATGATGATTCGGGAAACGATGTTTCAGGAAATCCTCAAACACAATTGGAAACTAGATATCGATTCCACCTCCCTGTAAAACGGGGAGTAGTCCTGGCTTTACGCAACTAAGTAAATCAATACAGTCACAAAATCTAGTTTTGTGACTGTATCTATATAACTGGTGGTAGGCAAAACATAGCTATTTTAAACGTTTTGAGCGATATCCTCACTCAGCCCCCATGAAAAATCTCTAAGAGATTAGGCGATCGCTACCCCGGAAATAGTAACTACCCTTTATCAGAAAAGTAGCTATTTTGCAAGATTATTGTTATACTTGTTTACATGATAACCGACTTAGATTTCAGATCTCCTGAGCTATTTGGTCCTGTTGTTTTCAGACCTGATTTTAATAGCTTTAAGACTATCAACGCTTCCCAAGCTTGGTCTCTATTCTTTACAGGTGGTAGAGAAGACAAGCAACTAGATTCTAACCCTCGAATAGGCCTTTTCTTTACTAGCATTTTGCTAGCTCTTGGAATTTCAGGGTTCGCCAGAACATTGATTCTCCGGACTTTCTTCCCTGCTTAAGTGCTTGACTAATAGTTAGTACGATGTTTTTCTGAACCACCAATAAAGTTGGTGGTTCAAATTTTCAGTGTGTCTCCACTGAGATTTGATCAACAGGATAGTTTCGACTACCAACCTACAAATATTTTAAAGTCTGAATAGCGTTCAAGATATCAAGATAAATATTCATATAAGAGGATGTTTTAAACATATACAAAAGGTACGCTTGCCAAGCATCCTCCAAGATTCGGTAACTTAACTAGGGGAATTAATGTTAGAACTCAACATCTTGACAGTATTCTCAACTACTTACTGTGTTGGCATTTGTGCTTTTTTAATTCCAGCCAACCTAATTGCTACATCGTTGGCAATAGGTTTAACATTATTGTGTCGTCCAGCTATTGAGATTTGGCTAACTGTCATAATTGCGAGTGTCTTTTCTCTCTTGCTGATACTGCACGTCTTTGCTTGGTTTATGATTGGAGTTGTCATGGCTCCCACATATATTTTATTGGTGCTAGCAAGCATCTGTCTGTCCGCAAATTTAGGAGCAATTCTCCTAAGCAGACGCTTTGCTCCCTGCGTATAACTAAGATACGGTTAGCTTTTATTTAAATCAGCGCTTGGCAACTAAAACCATGAGGAGTCAAGCGATAATAGATAAACTAATCTTGGAAGATGGTACTCAATCCGAGTTTAGAATTAATGTCAAGTGGTATGTATCTGTACATTCCCGCCCTTTAAATATTCATATGCGATCGCCTACAATGGCTTTCCTCTAGACAACTTTGACACGTGTCTGCTTCACTAGTATAAGACAGTACATTGAGTACTGAATGCTAGAATTGAACAAGGACAGAAGATATAATAAATCAATGTAACATATGTAGTATATATTAGCAGATTATGGAAATGGCAAGAAATAACCCACTAGATATATGCCACATTAGCCCTAAAGTAAGAGAGCTAATTAGGCAATATGCTGCTGTTAATAACTGTACGCAGACTGAAATGCTAGAGCGGATTATTTTTGAGTGGAACGCCCAACAGAGTGAGAGCGAAAGACCTCCAGGAGATGAAGATGAATAGCTATTCACATAATTAACGCAGTGTTAATTCCTGCATAAGTAAAAGCTGAAATAGAGCATACTATTCGTGGGGTGGTGATTATCTAGAATCACTGCCCCACTACTGTATAAATCTATATACTAAGATATATTTACATATCTTAGTATTTCCGCTAAAAATTTATTTAGACAGTATTTTTAGAGATTTATTATTTTAATTAGTTTGCTTTTGTTGTGAGTGGCTAAGTTTTGTATATAGGGTAGACAGTATAGCGAAATGCTAATTTTATTAAATATTGCAAAAACACAGATACACTGGCAAGCAAATTCAAGTTTACGAAAAAATAGAGGTTCAAAGCTGTACTACGTCCCGCTACGCTAACGCCCCTTGTGGGCGAAATAATCCTTGTGGGTGGCTTGCTTTTCCCTATTGCCTTTCATTTTTTTCCTGAATTTGCTCCTACGAGAGTCAATGAAAATTACACAAAGTATTTCATGAAAGCACTATTGATTTACCCACAGTTTCCCCAGTCTTTTTGGTCTTACGATCGCTTTATGAAAATTGCCGGACTCAAAGCCGTCTTGCCGCCACTGGGAATCATTACAGTGGCGGCACTCCTGCCCAAGGACTGGGAAATTAGATTTTGCGATCGCAATGTTAACTTGGAAACCGAAGCTGATTGGGAATGGTGTGACCTAGTTATTCTGTCTGCAATGCTAGTGCAGAAACCAGATTTTCATGCCCTGATTCAAAAAGCGGTGCGGTTAGGTAAAAAAGTCGCAGTTGGTGGTCCCTATCCCACTTCTATCCCCCAAGATGCCTTGAACTCCGGAGCTAATTATCTGATTTTAGATGAAGGAGAGTTGACAGTTCCCCAGTTTCTCGAAGCACTCAAAGACGGCAAAGAGCAAGGAATTTTTCGCTCCGCTGAAAAACCTGATGTTTCCCAAAGCCCCATGCCGCGTTTTGACTTGCTGCAACGGGATGCTTATTTGATGATGGCTATCCAGTTTTCTCGCGGTTGCCCCTTTAATTGCGAGTTTTGCGACATTATTACACTCTACGGTCGTAAACCCCGCACTAAAGAGCCTCACCAAACCATAGCCGAATTACAAGCTCTTTATGATTTAGGCTGGCGAGGGTCACTCTTCATCGTTGATGACAACTTTATTGGCAATCAGCGTAACGTCAAACGCTTCCTTAAAGAATTGATTCCTTGGGTGAAGCAGCACGATTACCCATTCACCTTCATCACTGAAGCTTCTGTGAATTTAGCAGAAGACGACGAACTATTGCAATTAATGAATGAAGCAGGTTTTTATGCTGTCTTTCTCGGCATTGAAACCCCTGATCAAGATAGCTTGCAAGTGACACAAAAACTGCAAAATACTCGTAATCCGCTCATCGAAGCCTGTCGCAAGATCAATGAAGCAGGTATGCTCATCTATGCAGGGTTTATCCTTGGTTTTGACGGAGAACGTCCAGGCGCAGGAGAACGGATTCAAGCTTTTGTGGAACAAACTAGTATTCCGCAACCAATGTTAGGTATTCTCCAAGCTTTGCCCAATACTGCTTTATGGAACCGTTTGCAAAAAGAGGAGCGTTTAATAGAGAGTAAGGGTATTGGTGGCACTGAAGTCGGAGACCAAAATACCTTGATGAATTTCATTCCTACACGCTCTATCAATGAAATTGCTAGAGAGTATGTAGAAGGCTTCTGGACATTGTATGAACCCAGCAACTATCTGAGACGCAGTTTCCAGCAATGCCTCAGTATTAACTCACCCTCTGGGCGAAAGCAAACAATGCAATTTTCTCCTGGTAAGGGGTTACGGCTTGTTGCTCAGTTAATCTGGCATCAAGGCTTAATGCGACCGGAAATTCGTGGGCAGTTTTGGCGACAACTATGGACGATTTTGGTGAAAAAACCGCAAGTTCTGAATATGTATTTAGGTCTATGCGCCGCTGGAGAGCATTTTTGGGAGTACCGCGCTTTAGCTAGAGAAAGGATTACTCAACAATTGGGCTACGATCCACTGAGAGAAAGACCCTGGCGATTAGAAATCGCGGCTACACAAACAAAACCCACCTCCGTGGGTTGAAGACAATGACAAATAACAAATGACCAATGACCAATGACAATCCCCACTAGTTACACTAAAGATGGTTTGGAACTTTACTTTTAAACGCAGAGGCTCGCTGAGGTAACCGCAAAGGCACGCAGAGTCTTTGTTCAAGTTTCTGCTCTGAATTTACGCAATCCTGTAAAGTCCAGATATTAACCGTTTGCAGTATAGCTTTATTTGCCTCGCCTTACTTCAACTATCAAGTTGTATACTCGGCGTTAATCCTCACGTAGTCGTAGCTTAAGTCACAACCCCAGGCTTTACCTGCGCCTTGACCATTGCCAACGCTGACTGCAATCAGCACGGGATTATCTACCCGTTGAGAATTGTTTGGTAAGGAAGAATTAGCTGCAGTTTGTTTTAAATAAGCACTGGCTGCTACACGATCAAAAGGTAGAGGTTGACCATTTTCCAACATCAAGAAATCTCCCAATTTAATTTGTAGATTTTCTTGCTCAAATGGTACACCTGCGCGTCCAGTGGCGGCGACGATGCGTCCCCAGTTGGGGTCACGTCCAAAGATTGCAGATTTCACTAGGGATGATCCGGCGATGGTTTTGGCTATTTGACGCGCTGAGGGTTCATCTTGGGTTCCTGTCACTTGCACTTCTATAAGACAGGTTGCACCTTCGCCATCACGAGCGATCGCTTTTGCTAAGTGTTGACATACTGCTGTTAACATCGCCTCTAATTTTTCCGCTTCTAGCCCCATTTCGATAATTGCTGGGGTGCGGGATTGACCATTTGCTAAGGCGATGAGGCTGTCGTTGGTGCTGGTATCGCCATCAACTGTAATGGAATTGAAACTTCTATCAGCCGCCCGACTTAACATTTGCTGCCATAAAGCTGGTGAAACAGCTGCATCGCAAGTGATAAATGCCAGCATCGTAGCCATGTTGGGGTGGATCATCCCCGAACCTTTGGCGATACCGCCAATTCTGACTGGGCGATCGCCCACAGTTGTCTCTAAAGCAATAGATTTTGTGACTAAGTCTGTGGTGATAATCGCCTGGGCTGCTTTATCTGAGCCTGTTTCTGATAGTTCTGTGACCAGTTGGGGAATGCCACTTTTCAACGCATCCATCTTAATTCGTTGCCCAATTACCCCAGTGGAAGCCAACAACACAGATTCAGAAGGAATATTCAGTGCTTGAGCGATCGCGATCGCTGATTCTAGGGCATCAAACCAGCCTTGAGTACCTGTCGCGGCGTTTGCTTGTCCAGCATTGCAGAGAATCGCTCGGGCGCTATGTTTGGCTTGCAAGCGTTGGCGACAATAATCTACACAGGCGGCTTTCACTTGACTGGTGGTGAATACACCAGCTGCGATCGCTTCTACATCTGACAATATCAAAGCTAAGTCGGGCAATCCCGAAGGTTTCAGTCCTGCGGTAATTCCTGCTGCCCTATATCCCCTTGGCGCTGTGATACCACCTGCGATTTCCTGCCAGTCTGCCATTATTCTTCTCCCACAACTATCTAGTGGCTCGACAGGCGATTATATCAAGTCTTTATGACTACTTAGGTAGTAAGTTGTTAGTTATTAATAACTTAGTCTAAAGTTCTCAAACTTACCCAAAAAATTGAAAAAGGAGAGCCACTTGGGCAGCTCTCCAGATCATCAGGGTGCATCTACATAACACAGTATATCATATTGGGGATGAGGGTCAAGACCCCTTAAATTTTTTTAGAAAAATGTGAAAATCTTGTTAAGAGCAATTTTCTACATTTCAACTGAGAGGTGAATTAATTTGTTCGTAAACCCCGTCCATTTTGAAACCAGGAGTAGTGTGGGCATCTTGCCCGCTAATACCAACAGGGAGCAAGATGCTCCCACTACTTTTAAAAACTACGGTTCTGAAAATAGATGTGGTTTAGCTAATACCAACAGGGAGCAAGATGCTCCCACTACTTTTAAAAACTACGATTCTGAAAATAGATGTGGTTTAGTTGCACTTCATATATCTGACAATCAAGAGCGCTAAAGCTCAACTACAAATCTCTCAAAACTTTTGCGGCAGACCACTAGTATGAGAAGTCTCCGAAAATATGGCAAAAAAAAAGAGAGCCACTTGGGCGTCTCTCCAGATCATCAGGGTGCATCTACATAACACAGTATATCATATTAGGGGTGAGGGGCAAGACCCATTACTTTGTTTTAGTATAATTTTTCTTGCCTATCTCACAGCTACTGAATAACCAAAAATTATCATAAGCAGTCGAGTGAGACTTTTTCGCTATTGCGGCGAGACTAGAAAAAACAGAGAGCTACGTAAGCAGCTCTCCAGATCATCAGGGTGT contains these protein-coding regions:
- a CDS encoding DUF2808 domain-containing protein, with amino-acid sequence MKKLICFSTLSLAIATMSLPSVAQGQQAQYSPSAPRISSTNGYMDAHMISVYTGDQPLSFITVRPPDFISVGDRIQINDQSGQAIESNISREGNIIRVNFAQPIPPQTTLKITFADLSLSSGVVPIGVYNYEVAGGYPGFRQEIPYGLARVQVF
- the hemH gene encoding ferrochelatase, with product MGRVGVLLLNLGGPDKLEDVGPFLFNLFSDPEIIRLPFSWLQKPLAWFIATRRTKTSQANYKQIGGGSPLRRITEAQGEALKEKLSDLGQEANIYVGMRYWHPYTEEAIAQLAQDNIESLVILPLYPQFSISTSGSSFRLLEKLWQENPKLQPIEYTVIPSWYKEPGYLQAMAELIAQEIDQFPNPDTVHIFFSAHGVPKSYVEEAGDPYQQEIEECTLLIMQTLNRPNVHTLAYQSRVGPVEWLQPYTEDALKELGAQGVKDLVVVPISFVSEHIETLQEIDIEYREVAEESGIHNFRRVPAPNTHPVFIKALADLVLDALQQPSFKLSQAAQMKKRVKMYPQERWEWGITSSAEVWNGRIAMLGFIALIIEMITGHGLLHMIGLLQ
- a CDS encoding class I SAM-dependent methyltransferase — translated: MATILRDWSYRYQWLYDAISSLAALSVGGEARFRQLALQGLTIHSDTKILDLCCGSGQATRFLVKFSQNVTGLDASPLSLNRARRNVPIASYVKAFAEDTPFVDNEFDVVHTSVAMHEMESEQLRKIIHEVYRILKPGGVFTLVDFHAPTNPIFWPGVSLFLLLFETKTAWELLKTDLPALLTEIGFKVGEPTLYAGGSLQVIQATK
- a CDS encoding DUF29 family protein, yielding MTQELIDLRTCIQEGRYADALAIVDELEGMSKQAILRNIQAYLRILLIHLIKNQIEQRLTNSWAASLRNSIVGIRKLNLKDNKKSYYINQDEWDSWLEDEIELAIADASVEVLNGIYNEFKLAEIVNRIEVIEDAKRFIALTYPYTIKELTKVIAENLTQLPGGEDWQAGRQ
- a CDS encoding dienelactone hydrolase family protein, with the protein product MKEITRRKFIATATVATGFALAVQPVSAKVITTDTKGLVAGAVKIPVKDGEIPAYRAQPATGSNFPIVLVIQEIFGVHEHIQDVARRFAKLGYLAIAPELFIRQGDVSKLSSIDEIRPIVAKVPDAQVLSDLDSTVDWAVKSAKGNANKLGITGFCWGGRITWLYAAHNPNVKAGVAWYGRLVGDATELTPKHPVDIASTLKVPVLGLYGGKDTGIPLNTVEQIRDRLKSSSSKSEIIVYPDAPHAFFADYRPSYREKEAKEGWKRLQTWFKQYGV
- a CDS encoding SPFH domain-containing protein; translation: MERITEVPAFKVNGFLALMLVLAIAIGGGWLAWSTLHELIAGLGRELRVGDFFDAELGAWLGVTLIAVVIPSISGFFTLEPNQAVVLVFFGRYVGSVREAGFWWTNPLTIKRRVSLKVRNFNTKQLKVNDAQGSPIEIGAVVVWQVVDSAKSQFAVNNYEEFIAIQSETAIRALANRYPYDAPDEASIPSLRGIPDEIALFLQKELQTRLEVAGVEILEARLSHLAYAPEIAQVMLRRQQAKAIIDARRQIVESAVGMVDEALKRISERQIVELDEERKASMINNLLVVLASDQNAQPVINTGSLYT
- a CDS encoding EutP/PduV family microcompartment system protein: MQRISIVGTGGSGKTTLAKQISQRLTIPHVELDYLHWEPNWIEVPNNVMRQRVSQALSSSSWVVDGNYSIVRDIFWARADTVVWLDYSWPVVMCRILWRTLSRVVTQQEVCNGNRETWQKSFFSRDSILLWVLQTYNKNRRKYTSLLQEPEYTHLKFVHLHSPADAQTWLSRLHIL
- a CDS encoding NblA/ycf18 family protein, which produces MDQAIELTLEQEFSIRCFAGQVQQMSREQAQEFLILQYKQMMIRETMFQEILKHNWKLDIDSTSL